The Silene latifolia isolate original U9 population chromosome 4, ASM4854445v1, whole genome shotgun sequence region ttttgagttttattgtaattttttagaacTTAAtatttaagtgaataaactcagaaacttcatagtgaaactcaaaaactttaaaacaaaactcaaaatttttattATAATGCTAAGAAACTATAAaattggaggtagtacatcagatgCATAATCCTCTTACTGATCAAATTATACACTCcacttaaataaataaaacaatattTTTACTACTCCCTATTGCCTAGTCATTTCTTTTTCAATTATTCTCTTATAACACCGTCTTTCATAAAAGTTATGTAAAACAGATCCATTAAACAACACAAAAATTTCACAGAAACAGCCTCTCAATAGCATTATTACAAACTTATTTTAAGTTTAAaatttactccctccattcaactccactttacaagtattctatttccgtccattcaactccactttacaggtttccttatttggatatgtaaaagacctttctatccttattgaaaatctatatttacaaaaaatgtcattcatacccccacacaaatccaccataaaactcacctttatatttttttaatatctttaaccccaccattccctttccctatgtacttttaatagtttttttaatccgtttcttaatacccgcgcaaaaagcaatgttgcaaagtggagttgaatggagggagtatatatccGTCTCCAACCCGATAATTATCTCAAGGGGAAGAAGTATATAAATGAACATGTGGTTAGAAGAAGGGTAAGTTAATCAGAGAAAGTGAAGAGGCCTAAATTTAAGCAAACTTTTAAAAACCAACTCTTGGAAGTTTGTTAGTTTCTACACAAAATCAAACCATCACTTCATCTTCATCTTTACTCACTTATTAATCTCCATCATTTTCacttaaattttcaaattttataccTTTTCAGTTTAATATCATTTCTAAAACCGCGTTTTTGGTCAATATCTACCCAAAATCCACACCATTTATTACTcaaaaaaatatcaaatttttatcatttgaaatttggatttttttaattaaaaagtgagtgatttgagtgaaattgagaatGTCAGGAGGaggaaatgaagaagaagaatcaGGATTACAGTTTACACCAACATGGGTTGTTGCAGTTGTTTGTTTTATAATTATTGCAATTTCTCTTCTTGTTGAAAGATGCATTCATTATGGTGGAAAAGTATGAATCTTTTCTGTTTTTTTGGATATTTTTTTGATAATTTACAGTTACCCAGATCACATTTTGTTAGAATATTTGAAATTTATTGAtaaatttgtgttttttttgggTTGTTTAATGTTAGGCATTGAAGAAGAAGCATCAGAAGCCATTGTATGAAGCTTTGGAGAAAGTTAAAGAAGGTAAGTAAGTTAcgcaaattatagaataagacggGTTTTTTATTGGTTAAATACTCGTTTATTACTATGATGAGACAGTCTTTTTATTGGTTGAATACTCGTTTATTactgtgagacggtcttaccttttacGGAGTAATATTTAATGTAAAAGTTGTGAACTTTGATTGTTGTTTCCAATTTTGCATCTTTGGAAATGTATACTTATCTTTGCTTTACATGGTAAAAGTTAAGAACTTTTGTTGTTTCCAATTTTGCATTTGTGGGTACTTTTGAGGAGTGAAAGTTAGTTTGtaatgtactccctccgtcccggtcacttgttgtcctttggttttggcacaaagaccaaggaaagaggagggggccaattaccaaatgacaagtggaactaattgaatgtgaatgatcaaattgttcatcaagttcactcttaaaatagaaaggacaacaaatgactgagacacccaaaatggaaATGATTATGTAAATTTCAGGTGATGAAAGTTAGTTTTTAATTTATGTGATTAGAGTTAGTGGTTATGTAGATTTTGGGTTTAATTTGATTGGATAGGCAGTGGCGGATCTTGGAGTAAACAATAAGGGGGACCGAGATTTAATCTATCGACTTTGAGTTCAGGGTGAATAAGACTCAATCATTGAATCAAGGGGGACCGACTAATAATTTAACAccgtaatatgaaaaactagcaGGGGCCAGGCTAGCCCAATCCCGACATAACTAAGCTACTGGATAGACTTCTTATTAAGGAGTAGTAGTAACTGCTAGTATTAACTGTTCTATTGAACTTTCTGTTTAGAAAATGGAACTAGTTTTAACAAGGAAACATGTAGGACCAAGGGTATTGTATTTGTGGTAAATTGTTCTGCTTTTTTACTTTTAATAAGCTAGTATTTAGTAGAAACTGGTGTAAATGAAAATTTTGGCCGATTTTAATGATGTGTTAATTTTCATTTGTTATGGTAGAGTTGATGCTGTTGGGGTTCATATCCCTGATGCTAACAGTACTGCAAGGGGCAATCTCAAAAATATGCATTCCTGAGAGATTTGTCAAAAACATGCTTCCTTGTAAACTTGAAAAACAAGAATTCTTGGACTCTGGCGCTTCAACTACCGAGCACCTTGGTGGGTTTAGACGGTTGCTTTCCGAATCTGCTATGTCGCAGGCTGCCTACTGTGCCAAAAAGGTAAAGTGAGATGTTTGTCATGCTGTTCATCCATGTTTTGCTGTTATATTGGCTTTAAGTTGTCTTGGGGCTGTGTATGCGTTGTCGGGTCTGGTTCGAAATATTGTAAGTATGATATGCAATTAGTTGTCTATTTGTCTGTACTGCATTGTTTATTGTGTATTATTCCCCTAATTGATGCCTAGATTTATGATTTTAATAATTCCTTCTTATTGTATGTTGACGCCTTGACGGTACattgtttattgttcttcctcGGACTCTAAATTTGTTATGTGTATTCCTGATTAGGTCTCCGAAGCTACTTCTTATTAAACTAATGTTTTACTCTTTATCATACGTAATGGGCGAAGAATGTCTGTTTTTCCTACATCTATATGTAAATTTCTGAGCAACTGTCTTAACGGATAGTGTATCTGATATTTCTACATCTTTTACATACATATGTTCTTTGAAAGCTTTTAAGAATTATGTCGCTATAAAAGAATAAGAACGGAGTGAAGACGTGGAGACGTACTTGAATAGGGTTGGTTCCATAGACTAGGCGGGTAACATGGCATTTTCGGGTGTGTCTAAAAGGAGGATGTTGTTTGAATGAGAGAAGTTAAGCATTTAAGTATCAATTTACCATAGACTAGGCGGGTAACATGGGCATTTAGAGTACTCTTGAACGGAAAAGTTTAAGCATTTACGCATCAACTCACCATACCTGGGTGTTGGGTTGTGATTTTTTTAGCGTACAAGGCTAAAGGTAGTTTTTGCAAGGATTCTTTATTTATCggcctttttctctcttttgtcGGATGGTTTCTGCAgaaatttatgaaataaaaattattaataaaataattcgattttaCAAATAACTCGCACATCAGTTAAATCTGCTGAATTTTTTCCTCGTTTCACTAGTTCTGAATATTTGTTGGCTTCAGTAACCTTTAATTATAATTTTTCGTGCTAATATTCATCACTAAAATTCTCGTTTCTTTCTTTGGCAGCATCAAGTTCCCTTTTTATCTATTGAAGCACTTCATCACCTTCATATCTTCATTTTTGTCTTGGCGGTTGTTCATGTCACTTTCTCTGTTCTGACCGTACTTTTTGGAAGTGCAAGAGTAAGTATGCAGTGTTCTCGTCATTGTTCTGGCTGGTTATGCTATGTTCTATACTTTTATTAGTTCGTTTTCAGTTATGCTAATATGTTTTCCATGTCATAGATACGCCAATGGAAGCAGTGGGAAAATGCTATTGCGAAGAATAATTACGATTCAGAACAGGGTAAGTAGTCTAAGAACTGTTAGATAAATATCACACGTCGTTTATCTAGTTATAGCTTTATTTGTATATTgactatttattgtatttctattttttttttaaattactgtacGTGTCGTCGACTGTTTTAATGATGATTCATGTTAAGCGATTTGTAGTTGTTGTTTACCTAGCAAACTTTTTTGTCGCCATCCTTCTGCATTTAAAAGATGAGATCATGCAAGTTTTTACTTCTTTTTCGTTTGATACATTTTCTCTCGAAATTGTGTTTCATCTAGTTTTGAATTTCCTTAACACAAAGCATATCCATTATAGCAGTCAAATTTTCTTCAGCTTGTATTAGACGGCTTTATAGTTTTTTCTCAACTGTATTTTTTCAGCTTTAAGACGACCAACTGTAACTCATGTTCATGAGCATGACTTCATTCGACAGCACTTTGTGGGCGTTGGTGAAAATTCTACTATGCTCATTTGGCTGGTAAGTGTGTTTTTTCTCTAGACTTCTTTCGATAAGGATACCAGTCTAATTTTTAACTCTTAGCCGAGGGGATTGTCTTTAATGCACAGTGTGAAAATCACAGTGTGCCAAATAGAGACAGACGAGCTATGGGATCTAACATAAATTTTTTGTTTGTCATTTTCAGCATGCTTTTTTTAAGCAATTTTATGGCGCTGTGACAAAAGCAGATTACGTGACATTGAGGATGGGTTTCATTATGGTACGTGCTTCATTAAGAATTTGTGTCTTCAAGTTTATATGTTTTGGTTGAACTTTCTGAGGATTTGATAGCTGTTGATTGAAATCACTACGTTTTTTGGGTCAGACCCATTGCAAGTCAAACCCGAAGTTCAACTTTCACAAGTACATGATTCGGGCTTTGGAAGATGATTTCAGGCAGGTTGTTGGGATAAGGCAAGTGATTTCTTTATAATAGTTAATCACATGACGGATATACATCTATGCATATTTTTGCCCATCCTCTTTTATCATGGACTAATGT contains the following coding sequences:
- the LOC141652577 gene encoding MLO-like protein 1, yielding MSGGGNEEEESGLQFTPTWVVAVVCFIIIAISLLVERCIHYGGKALKKKHQKPLYEALEKVKEELMLLGFISLMLTVLQGAISKICIPERFVKNMLPCKLEKQEFLDSGASTTEHLGGFRRLLSESAMSQAAYCAKKHQVPFLSIEALHHLHIFIFVLAVVHVTFSVLTVLFGSARIRQWKQWENAIAKNNYDSEQALRRPTVTHVHEHDFIRQHFVGVGENSTMLIWLHAFFKQFYGAVTKADYVTLRMGFIMTHCKSNPKFNFHKYMIRALEDDFRQVVGISWYLWLFVIIFLLLNVAGWHTYFWIAFIPFILLLAVGAKLEHVISQLAHEVAEKHVAIEGDLVVKPSDEHFWFGRPEIALFLIHFILFQNAFEIAFFFWIWVQYSFNSCIMGKIQYIIPRLIIGVIIQVLCSYSTLPLYAIVTQMGSNFKKAIFDEHVQAGILGWRDKVRKKKEQKESVNGSSQPASTSTSTENSVIRLQLARIARKDGDEIQPVND